A single region of the Kryptolebias marmoratus isolate JLee-2015 linkage group LG10, ASM164957v2, whole genome shotgun sequence genome encodes:
- the dnajc5gb gene encoding dnaJ (Hsp40) homolog, subfamily C, member 5 gamma b isoform X3, which translates to MDQRRLSRAGESLYIVLGLEKGASPDEIKRAYRKLALRHHPDKNPDNPEAAERFKEINNANSILSDENKRKIYDEYGSFGLFAAEQFGEEGAKYYFLMSKCWFKTLLICCTILTGCCCCCCCCFCCGKCKGPEDRDNFPYMDPEDLEEDTGEQEPDVNTPIVVQPHATNGTSSPEGTPIVLSAVE; encoded by the exons ATGGATCAGAGGAGACTGTCAAGAGCAGGAGAGAGCTTGTACATAGTCCTGGGCCTGGAGAAAGGAGCGTCCCCCGACGAGATTAAAAGGGCCTACAG gAAATTGGCATTGAGGCATCACCCCGATAAGAACCCGGATAACCCAGAAGCGGCTGAGCGATTTAAGGAGATCAACAATGCCAACTCCATCCTCAGCGATGAGAACAAACGTAAAATCTACGATGAATACGGCTCGTTCGGCCTGTTTGCAGCCGAGCAGTTCGGTGAAGAAGGCGCCAAATATTATTTCCTCATGTCCAAGTGCTGGTTCAAG ACCCTTTTAATTTGCTGCACTATTCTCACcggctgctgctgttgctgctgctgctgtttctgctgtggGAAATGTAAAGGTCCCGAAGACAGGGACAACTTCCCCTACATGGACCCTGAGGATCTGGAGGAAGACACAGGAGAACAGGAACCAG ATGTAAACACTCCGATTGTGGTTCAGCCTCATGCAACCAACGGCACGTCAAGCCCCGAAGGGACGCCCATCGTTCTGTCAGCTGTAGAGTGA
- the dnajc5gb gene encoding dnaJ (Hsp40) homolog, subfamily C, member 5 gamma b isoform X2 — translation MDQRRLSRAGESLYIVLGLEKGASPDEIKRAYRKLALRHHPDKNPDNPEAAERFKEINNANSILSDENKRKIYDEYGSFGLFAAEQFGEEGAKYYFLMSKCWFKTLLICCTILTGCCCCCCCCFCCGKCKGPEDRDNFPYMDPEDLEEDTGEQEPGDRVIVLQPGPSETPDVNTPIVVQPHATNGTSSPEGTPIVLSAVE, via the exons ATGGATCAGAGGAGACTGTCAAGAGCAGGAGAGAGCTTGTACATAGTCCTGGGCCTGGAGAAAGGAGCGTCCCCCGACGAGATTAAAAGGGCCTACAG gAAATTGGCATTGAGGCATCACCCCGATAAGAACCCGGATAACCCAGAAGCGGCTGAGCGATTTAAGGAGATCAACAATGCCAACTCCATCCTCAGCGATGAGAACAAACGTAAAATCTACGATGAATACGGCTCGTTCGGCCTGTTTGCAGCCGAGCAGTTCGGTGAAGAAGGCGCCAAATATTATTTCCTCATGTCCAAGTGCTGGTTCAAG ACCCTTTTAATTTGCTGCACTATTCTCACcggctgctgctgttgctgctgctgctgtttctgctgtggGAAATGTAAAGGTCCCGAAGACAGGGACAACTTCCCCTACATGGACCCTGAGGATCTGGAGGAAGACACAGGAGAACAGGAACCAG GAGATCGTGTAATAGTTTTACAGCCGGGCCCTTCTGAAACCCCAG ATGTAAACACTCCGATTGTGGTTCAGCCTCATGCAACCAACGGCACGTCAAGCCCCGAAGGGACGCCCATCGTTCTGTCAGCTGTAGAGTGA
- the tp53i3 gene encoding quinone oxidoreductase PIG3 isoform X1, producing MHPIHQTGRFLLRNTYKATFRYTCRSGFAKMMQAVCVDVPGGPENLLLRSVPRPQPKDGHVLIKVHAAALNRADLLQRRGLYPPPPGESDIMGLEVAGTVDTLGPALRRPWKPDDRVMALLSGGGYAEYVSVPEELLMAVPSDLTFSQAAAIPEAWLTAFQLLHFIAQVKEGEVVLVHAAASGVGTAAVQLVRLLGAVPVVTAGSREKLRVAEKLGAAAGFNYKEENFVQGVHDFTGGRGADVILDCIGGCNWEKNVGSLAVDGRWVLYGTMGGRSVEGDLLGRLLSKRGHLLSSLLRSRSRQYKADLVKAFSHRVLPHFSGQPASLRPVIDSTYRLEDIAEAHRHMEANRNTGKIVINVLPQNEEPTD from the exons ATGCATCCGATCCATCAGACTGGAAGGTTTTTACTAAGAAACACCTACAAGGCT actTTTAGGTACACGTGTCGTTCTGGCTTTGCGAAGATGATGCAGGCGGTTTGTGTCGATGTCCCCGGAGGACCTGAGAACCTCCTGCTGCGATCCGTCCCCAGGCCTCAACCTAAAGATGGACATGTCCTGATTAAAGTTCACGCAGCTGCTCTCAACAGGGCAGACTTATTACAG AGAAGAGGTTTGTaccctcctcctccaggtgaAAGTGACATCATGGGTCTGGAGGTGGCTGGTACCGTGGACACTCTGGGACCAGCACTGAGAAGGCCCTGGAAACCAGACGACCGGGTCATGGCCCTGCTCAGTGGAGGAGGATATGCCGAATATGTGTCTGTGCCCGAGGAGCTTCTAATGGCCGTTCCCTCAGATCTCACATTCTCCCAGGCTGCTGCCATCCCAGAGGCCTGGCTCACtgcctttcagctgctgcatttCATAG CCCAGGTGAAGGAAGGTGAAGTGGTGTTGGTTCACGCTGCAGCTAGCGGCGTCGGAACAGCCGCCGTTCAGCTGGTTCGCCTGCTCGGTGCCGTGCCCGTCGTCACTGCGGGGAGCCGAGAGAAGCTGAGGGTGGCCGAGAAGCTGGGCGCAGCGGCTGGATTCAACTACAAGGAGGAGAACTTTGTGCAGGGAGTTCATGACTTCACAGGAG GCAGAGGAGCGGACGTGATCCTCGACTGCATTGGTGGGTGTAACTGGGAGAAAAACGTGGGCTCCCTAGCCGTGGACGGCAGGTGGGTGCTGTACGGCACCATGGGGGGCAGGTCTGTGGAGGGAGACCTGCTGGGCAGACTGCTCTCCAAGAGAGGCCACCTGCTCAGCAGCCTCCTCCGCTCCCGGAGCCGTCAG TACAAAGCAGACCTGGTGAAAGCTTTTTCCCACAGGGTGTTGCCACATTTCTCAGGGCAGCCTGCCTCCTTGAGGCCAGTGATTGACAGCACCTATAGGCTGGAGGACATTGCAGAGGCTCACAGACACATGGAGGCCAACAGGAACACGGGCAAGATTGTTATTAATGTTCTGCCACAGAACGAGGAACCTACTGATTGA
- the dnajc5gb gene encoding dnaJ (Hsp40) homolog, subfamily C, member 5 gamma b isoform X1: MDQRRLSRAGESLYIVLGLEKGASPDEIKRAYRKLALRHHPDKNPDNPEAAERFKEINNANSILSDENKRKIYDEYGSFGLFAAEQFGEEGAKYYFLMSKCWFKTLLICCTILTGCCCCCCCCFCCGKCKGPEDRDNFPYMDPEDLEEDTGEQEPAGDRVIVLQPGPSETPDVNTPIVVQPHATNGTSSPEGTPIVLSAVE; the protein is encoded by the exons ATGGATCAGAGGAGACTGTCAAGAGCAGGAGAGAGCTTGTACATAGTCCTGGGCCTGGAGAAAGGAGCGTCCCCCGACGAGATTAAAAGGGCCTACAG gAAATTGGCATTGAGGCATCACCCCGATAAGAACCCGGATAACCCAGAAGCGGCTGAGCGATTTAAGGAGATCAACAATGCCAACTCCATCCTCAGCGATGAGAACAAACGTAAAATCTACGATGAATACGGCTCGTTCGGCCTGTTTGCAGCCGAGCAGTTCGGTGAAGAAGGCGCCAAATATTATTTCCTCATGTCCAAGTGCTGGTTCAAG ACCCTTTTAATTTGCTGCACTATTCTCACcggctgctgctgttgctgctgctgctgtttctgctgtggGAAATGTAAAGGTCCCGAAGACAGGGACAACTTCCCCTACATGGACCCTGAGGATCTGGAGGAAGACACAGGAGAACAGGAACCAG CAGGAGATCGTGTAATAGTTTTACAGCCGGGCCCTTCTGAAACCCCAG ATGTAAACACTCCGATTGTGGTTCAGCCTCATGCAACCAACGGCACGTCAAGCCCCGAAGGGACGCCCATCGTTCTGTCAGCTGTAGAGTGA
- the tp53i3 gene encoding quinone oxidoreductase PIG3 isoform X2, with translation MMQAVCVDVPGGPENLLLRSVPRPQPKDGHVLIKVHAAALNRADLLQRRGLYPPPPGESDIMGLEVAGTVDTLGPALRRPWKPDDRVMALLSGGGYAEYVSVPEELLMAVPSDLTFSQAAAIPEAWLTAFQLLHFIAQVKEGEVVLVHAAASGVGTAAVQLVRLLGAVPVVTAGSREKLRVAEKLGAAAGFNYKEENFVQGVHDFTGGRGADVILDCIGGCNWEKNVGSLAVDGRWVLYGTMGGRSVEGDLLGRLLSKRGHLLSSLLRSRSRQYKADLVKAFSHRVLPHFSGQPASLRPVIDSTYRLEDIAEAHRHMEANRNTGKIVINVLPQNEEPTD, from the exons ATGATGCAGGCGGTTTGTGTCGATGTCCCCGGAGGACCTGAGAACCTCCTGCTGCGATCCGTCCCCAGGCCTCAACCTAAAGATGGACATGTCCTGATTAAAGTTCACGCAGCTGCTCTCAACAGGGCAGACTTATTACAG AGAAGAGGTTTGTaccctcctcctccaggtgaAAGTGACATCATGGGTCTGGAGGTGGCTGGTACCGTGGACACTCTGGGACCAGCACTGAGAAGGCCCTGGAAACCAGACGACCGGGTCATGGCCCTGCTCAGTGGAGGAGGATATGCCGAATATGTGTCTGTGCCCGAGGAGCTTCTAATGGCCGTTCCCTCAGATCTCACATTCTCCCAGGCTGCTGCCATCCCAGAGGCCTGGCTCACtgcctttcagctgctgcatttCATAG CCCAGGTGAAGGAAGGTGAAGTGGTGTTGGTTCACGCTGCAGCTAGCGGCGTCGGAACAGCCGCCGTTCAGCTGGTTCGCCTGCTCGGTGCCGTGCCCGTCGTCACTGCGGGGAGCCGAGAGAAGCTGAGGGTGGCCGAGAAGCTGGGCGCAGCGGCTGGATTCAACTACAAGGAGGAGAACTTTGTGCAGGGAGTTCATGACTTCACAGGAG GCAGAGGAGCGGACGTGATCCTCGACTGCATTGGTGGGTGTAACTGGGAGAAAAACGTGGGCTCCCTAGCCGTGGACGGCAGGTGGGTGCTGTACGGCACCATGGGGGGCAGGTCTGTGGAGGGAGACCTGCTGGGCAGACTGCTCTCCAAGAGAGGCCACCTGCTCAGCAGCCTCCTCCGCTCCCGGAGCCGTCAG TACAAAGCAGACCTGGTGAAAGCTTTTTCCCACAGGGTGTTGCCACATTTCTCAGGGCAGCCTGCCTCCTTGAGGCCAGTGATTGACAGCACCTATAGGCTGGAGGACATTGCAGAGGCTCACAGACACATGGAGGCCAACAGGAACACGGGCAAGATTGTTATTAATGTTCTGCCACAGAACGAGGAACCTACTGATTGA
- the LOC108239056 gene encoding zinc transporter 2-like has protein sequence MDSEKQHLIETYLEPLAWYHLRSLFYQLILVWVFFIVNVLFPVGTSPVEDSEDSEDSLRLSELCQEMDNASRAEREARRAARKKLFIACAVSLVFMTGKVIGGYAAHSLAIMTDAAHLLTDFGSIVISIFSLLISSRPQTETMTFGWHRAEILGMFVSVVSVWAVTAVLVFSATQRILDGGYDIDSQLMLITSGCAVGANIFMVLILHQSGASHSHGTPAGQPQEDKRPHRCDHSSASVRAAFVHVLGDLLQSVGVLLAATIIHFWPEYKVADPICTFLFSVLVIGTTLPVTKDVFRVLMEGAPGGISSSSVKELLLSVRGVLSVSRLNMWSLNMNHYLLSAHVLTDEDADSQLILRKATKLLRSKLGFSSVTIQVERCRISASP, from the exons ATGGATTCAGAGAAACAGCATCTTATTGAGACTTACCTGGAGCCCCTCGCATGGTATCATCTACGTTCTCTCTTCTATCAGCTCATAttggtttgggttttctttattgtaaatGTCCTGTTTCCTGTTGGGACCAGTCCTGTGGAGGATTCAGAGGACAGTGAGGACAGCCTGCGGTTGTCTGAGCTCTGCCAGGAGATGGACAACGCGTCAAGGGCTGAACGTGAAGCGAGACGTGCGGCCAGGAAGAAACTCTTCATTGCCTGCGCCGTCAGCCTAGTCTTCATGACGGGGAAAGTGATTG GTGGATACGCCGCTCACAGTCTGGCCATCATGACAGACGCAGCTCATCTCCTGACCGACTTTGGCAGCATCGTCATCAGCATCTTCTCTCTGCTGATCTCCTCCAGGCCTCAGACAGAAACCATGACTTTCGGCTGGCACAGAGCAG AGATTCTGGGTATGTTTGTCTCCGTGGTGTCGGTCTGGGCCGTGACCGCCGTCCTGGTCTTCTCCGCCACTCAGAGGATCCTCGATGGAGGTTATGACATTGACAGTCAGCTCATGCTCATCACTTCAGGCTGTGCTGTGGGAGCCAACATCTT CATGGTTCTGATCCTGCATCAGTCTGGCGCCTCACACAGCCACGGGACTCCCGCCGGCCAGCCGCAGGAGGACAAACGGCCTCACCGATGTGACCACAGCAGTGCGAGCGTGAGGGCGGCCTTCGTCCACGTGTTGGGTGACCTGCTGCAGAGCGTTGGTGTCCTCCTGGCTGCCACCATCATCCACTTCTGG CCTGAGTATAAAGTGGCAGATCCGATTTGCACGTTCCTGTTCTCAGTGCTCGTCATTGGGACAACACTTCCCGTCACCAAGGACGTGTTCAGGGTCCTGATGGAAG gTGCTCCTGGAGGCATCAGCTCCAGCTCTGTGAAGGAGCTGCTCCTGTCTGTGAGAGGAGTTTTATCTGTCAGCCGTCTGAACATGTGGAGCCTCAACATGAATCATTACCTGCTTTCAGCCCACGTCCTCACAG ATGAAGACGCTGATTCCCAGCTCATCCTCAGGAAGGCAACAAAACTCCTGCGATCAAAGCTTGGTTTTTCCAGCGTCACAATTCAGGTGGAGCGTTGCAGGATTTCTGCTTCACCGTGA